The Helianthus annuus cultivar XRQ/B chromosome 16, HanXRQr2.0-SUNRISE, whole genome shotgun sequence genome includes a window with the following:
- the LOC110917207 gene encoding nucleobase-ascorbate transporter 6, whose protein sequence is MAGVNDGGGGGGGGGGVVKVVEPVLVAHPVKDQLQNVSYCITSPPPWHEAILLGFQHYIVMLGTIVIIATALVPQMGGGNREKADVIQTMLFVAGLNTLLQTMFGTRLPAVIGSSYTYVPPTISIILSGRWNDPNPVARFEKTMRAIQGALIIASTIQIILGFSGLWRNVARLLSPLSAVPLVALAGFGLYELGFPGVARCVEIGLPQLVILVLLSQYLAHMIHSGRNILERFGVLISVAIVWIYAHILTVSGVYNHTALRTQISCRTDRTGLIHSAPWIRAPYPFQWGAPSFHAGEAFAMMMAAFVALVESTGGFIAVSRYASATHMPPSILSRGVGWQGIGILLSGLFGSVSGSSVSMENAGLLALTRIGSRRVVQISAGFMIFFSILGKFGAVFASIPAPIIAALYCLLFAYVGGVGLSFLQFCNLNTFRTKFILGYSIFLGLSVPQYFNEHEAINGYGPVHTSSRWFNNIVNVPFSSEAFVAAIVAYFLDNTLQHRDGSVRKDRGKHWWDQFRTFKSDSRSEEFYSLPFNLNRYFPSV, encoded by the exons ATGGCCGGAGTTAACGACGGCGGcggcggaggtggtggtggtggcggcgtgGTGAAAGTCGTTGAACCGGTGCTGGTAGCACACCCGGTAAAAGATCAGCTTCAAAATGTTTCCTACTGCATTACAAGTCCACCCCCATGGC ATGAGGCTATACTGCTTGGCTTTCAACATTATATAGTAATGCTTGGGACAATTGTTATTATTGCAACAGCTCTTGTTCCTCAAATGGGAGGAGGCAAT AGAGAGAAGGCCGACGTGATTCAAACTATGCTTTTTGTCGCTGGATTGAACACATTGCTGCAAACTATGTTTGGGACTAGGTTGCCTGCTGTCATTGGAAGCTCATATACTTATGTTCCACCTACGATCTCAATTATTCTTTCAGGACGGTGGAACGATCCCAATCCTGTGGCG AGATTCGAGAAGACAATGCGTGCGATCCAGGGTGCTTTAATTATTGCTTCAACAATTCAGATCATTCTCGGGTTCAGTGGTCTATGGCGTAACGTTGCAAG GTTGTTGAGTCCACTTTCGGCGGTTCCTTTGGTTGCTCTTGCTGGTTTTGGGCTGTATGAACTCGGGTTCCCTGGG gtTGCGAGATGTGTTGAAATCGGGTTGCCTCAACTCGTTATTCTAGTACTTCTATCTCAG TACCTAGCCCATATGATTCACTCCGGAAGAAATATACTCGAGCGATTTGGTGTTTTAATTTCCGTTGCAATCGTTTGGATTTATGCTCATATACTTACCGTTAGTGGGGTCTACAATCACACCGCATTGAGGACACAAATAAGTTGCCGAACGGATCGTACTGGATTAATTCATTCTGCTCCATG GATAAGAGCTCCGTATCCTTTCCAATGGGGTGCGCCATCCTTCCATGCTGGTGAAGCTTTTGCCATGATGATGGCTGCTTTTGTTGCTCTTGTAGAG TCTACTGGTGGCTTCATTGCGGTTTCAAGGTATGCAAGTGCAACTCACATGCCACCATCTATTCTAAGCCGCGGTGTGGGTTGGCAG GGGATTGGCATATTGTTGTCTGGTTTGTTTGGATCTGTAAGTGGATCTTCGGTATCAAT GGAGAATGCTGGCCTTTTGGCTTTGACCCGTATTGGCAGTCGAAGGGTTGTGCAAATTTCAGCTGGTTTTATGATCTTCTTTTCGATTCTTG GTAAGTTTGGAGCAGTCTTTGCATCAATACCAGCACCCATAATTGCCGCTCTATATTGCCTTTTATTTGCTTATGTGG GTGGTGTGGGCCTTAGCTTTCTTCAGTTCTGCAATCTGAACACATTCCGAACAAAGTTCATACTCGGGTATTCAATCTTCTTGGGCTTGTCCGTGCCTCAGTACTTCAACGAGCATGAAGCTATCAACGGTTATGGCCCTGTCCACACTTCTTCAAGATGG ttcAACAACATAGTAAACGTTCCGTTCTCATCAGAAGCGTTTGTAGCTGCGATCGTGGCGTATTTTCTAGATAATACGCTTCAGCATAGAGACGGTTCAGTTAGGAAAGACAGAGGCAAACATTGGTGGGACCAGTTTCGTACATTCAAGAGTGATTCCAGAAGTGAAGAGTTCTACTCTTTGCCCTTCAATCTCAACAGATACTTCCCATCTGTATGA
- the LOC110919012 gene encoding uncharacterized protein LOC110919012 gives MGAKSLRAHVDSLLIASQVNGIYDAKGEVMALYLEQAKELLQQFKSHKVIHINRSENKPADALSKLASTSFQHLAKDVRIEVLKNPSVLLRQVNVIETGQPSWMTPIIQYLQEGVLPENKAEARKIQNKALQYEMNGGILYRKSFLGPLLRCVDPQDANYLIREIHEGICGIHSGPRMVVAKIMRSGYYWPGMHVDALKEIRKCDSCQRHSPKTLRPKNDLIPVSTAWPFQQWGIDMVGPFPDAPGAVKFIIVAVDYFTKWVEGNGQVESMNKCIVEGIKARLGTRRRGWVDELPSILWAHRTMPKTSTGETPFSLVYGSEAVIPAEIGLPSPRMTAVNTVDNEAERRLDLDLLEERREIARIREAKYKTQLERYYNTRVRICTFIPGEYVFRDRNVKCGTSRKVGT, from the exons atgggagcCAAAAGCTTGCGCGCACATGTTGACTCACTCCTAATAGCCAGTCAAGTAAATGGCATATACGACGCAAAGGGAGAAGTCATGGCTTTGTATCTGGAACAAGCGAAAGAATTGCTCCAACAATTCAAATCTCACAAAGTTATACACATCAATCGCTCCGAAAACAAGccagctgatgccttgagcaagcTTGCCTCGACTTCCTTCCAACATCTTGCCaaggatgtaaggatagaggtactcaagaaTCCATCGGTGCTGCTGCGACAAGTGAATGTGATCGAAACGGGCCAACCTTCATGGATGACCCCGATAATCCAGTACTTGCAAGAGGGGGTACTCCCTGAAAACAAAGCGGAAGCGAggaagatccaaaacaaagccctaCAATATGAAATGAACGGCGGTATTTTGTACCGGAAGTCCTTCCTGGGGCCactactgcgctgtgtggacccccaggaTGCGAACTACCTGATAAGGGAGATCCATGAGGGGATCTGCGGCATTCACTCCGGGCCACGAATGGTTGTGGCAAAGATCATGAGGTccggttactactggcctggTATGCATGTAGACGCGCTGAAGGAGATTCGCAAATGTGACTCTTGCCAGAGGCATTCTCCAAAAACACTGCGCCCCAAGAACGATCTTATCCCCGTATCCACTGCATGGCCCTTCCAGcaatggggaattgacatggtgggacccttcccggatGCTCCCGGCGCCGTAAAATTCATCATAGTAGCTGTGGATTACTTCACAAAGTGGGTGGAG ggcaacggacaagtggaaagcATGAATAAATGCATTGTCGAGGGGATAAAGGCCAGATTGGGGACAAGGCGACGAGGATGGGTTGATGAGCTCCcgagcatcttatgggctcatcgaaccatgccaaAAACAAGTACCGGCGAGACCCCCTTTAGCTTGGTttatggctcagaggcggttatcCCGGCAGAGATTGGCCTACCCTCACCACGCATGACAGCGGTCAACACAGTTGACAATGAAGCGGAAAGACGCCTTGACTTGGACTtgttagaagaaaggcgcgaaatcgCGCGAATCAGAGAGGCCAAGTACAAGACCCAGCTagaaaggtactacaacacaagggtCCGTATCTGTACCTTCATCCCAGGGGAATATGTCTTCCGCGACAGAAACGTCAAATGCGGAACGTCCAGGAAAGttggcacctaa